From one Catellatospora sp. IY07-71 genomic stretch:
- a CDS encoding tyrosine-protein phosphatase → MTPGDAARLVDFTSPLFNFRDVGGLAAADGATVRHGVLFRSDTLTALREEDRERFAALGVHTVIDLRHARELASFGRAPEWCCTAWHSVPLTNPAWRGEDYSPEAGVAAFLTARYLETAELAAADIVRALELIATGSGPTVVHCLGGRDRTGIVVALVLELAGVSDEDIAADYALTEHGTARYLAWQRVNRPDRPPLEPYLASTPAAAMRAFLDALRERHGSVEGYLTGAGMAAESVAALRVRLREERPLR, encoded by the coding sequence GTGACGCCAGGGGACGCGGCGCGGCTGGTGGACTTCACCAGCCCGCTGTTCAACTTCCGCGACGTCGGCGGGCTGGCCGCCGCGGACGGGGCCACGGTGCGGCACGGCGTGCTGTTCCGCTCGGACACGCTGACCGCGCTGCGCGAGGAGGACCGGGAGCGTTTCGCCGCGCTCGGCGTGCACACCGTCATCGACCTGCGGCACGCGCGGGAGCTGGCGAGCTTCGGCCGCGCTCCCGAGTGGTGCTGCACGGCCTGGCACAGCGTGCCGCTGACGAACCCCGCCTGGCGCGGCGAGGACTACTCGCCGGAGGCGGGGGTGGCCGCCTTCCTGACCGCGCGCTACCTGGAGACCGCCGAGCTGGCCGCGGCCGACATCGTCCGCGCGCTGGAGCTGATCGCGACCGGCTCCGGCCCGACCGTGGTGCACTGCCTCGGCGGGCGCGACCGCACCGGGATAGTGGTCGCGCTGGTGCTGGAGCTGGCGGGCGTGTCCGATGAGGACATCGCCGCCGACTACGCGCTGACCGAGCACGGCACCGCCCGATACCTGGCCTGGCAGCGGGTCAACCGCCCGGACCGCCCGCCGCTGGAGCCGTACCTGGCGAGCACGCCGGCCGCGGCGATGCGGGCGTTCCTGGACGCGCTGCGGGAGCGGCACGGCTCGGTCGAGGGCTATCTGACCGGTGCCGGAATGGCCGCGGAAAGCGTTGCCGCGCTGCGTGTTCGGCTGCGTGAGGAGCGTCCGTTGAGGTGA
- a CDS encoding C39 family peptidase, with product MARSRLRAAAVAGLTALSLAALTAAAGAPAAAAPITHDEQITFQEWSSYPAWRQGTHQGTFAIPGVRTGITMLRPAGTADYTDPYTGTTKTWAYSTWTSPVTEVGFDATELVASWNAETPAGTWIQVELQGTYNTGGQTPWYVMGRWASGDGDIKRTTVNRQGDPWSTIWTDTFSIDDAANGVLLHAYQLRLTLYRAPDQWQAPRVWMLGAMSSFVPDRFEVTPSAGGIAWGTELNVARRSQNIHIGEYPEYDGGGQAWCSPTSTTMVLEYYNRGPSAQDLAWVDPAFEDPQVDHAARMVYDYAYEGAGNWPFNTAYAASYPGIDAKVTRLHSLDEIERFIKAGMPVITSQSFLSAELDGANYGTSGHIFVIVGFTAEGDVIVNDPASSSNDAVRNVYKRAQFEKIWQRTKRYRANGTVASGPGGIVYLIKPWWKPWPYVPGSTNW from the coding sequence ATGGCCAGATCACGTTTGCGGGCGGCCGCCGTCGCCGGCCTCACCGCGCTCAGCCTCGCCGCGCTGACCGCCGCCGCCGGGGCACCCGCCGCGGCCGCCCCGATCACGCACGACGAGCAGATCACCTTCCAGGAGTGGTCCAGCTACCCCGCCTGGCGCCAGGGCACCCACCAGGGCACCTTCGCCATCCCCGGGGTGCGCACCGGGATCACCATGCTCCGCCCGGCCGGCACCGCCGACTACACCGACCCGTACACCGGCACCACGAAGACCTGGGCGTACTCCACCTGGACGTCGCCGGTGACCGAGGTCGGGTTCGACGCCACGGAGCTGGTCGCCTCGTGGAACGCCGAGACCCCCGCGGGCACCTGGATCCAGGTCGAGCTGCAGGGCACCTACAACACCGGCGGCCAGACGCCGTGGTACGTCATGGGCCGCTGGGCGTCCGGTGACGGCGACATCAAGCGCACCACGGTGAACCGCCAGGGCGACCCGTGGTCGACGATCTGGACCGACACGTTCTCCATCGACGACGCCGCCAACGGGGTGCTGCTGCACGCGTACCAGCTGCGGCTGACCCTCTACCGGGCGCCGGATCAGTGGCAGGCGCCGCGGGTCTGGATGCTCGGCGCGATGAGCTCGTTCGTGCCGGACCGGTTCGAGGTCACGCCGAGCGCGGGCGGCATCGCCTGGGGCACCGAGCTGAACGTGGCCCGGCGCTCCCAGAACATCCACATCGGGGAGTACCCGGAGTACGACGGCGGCGGCCAGGCCTGGTGCTCGCCGACGTCAACCACGATGGTGCTGGAGTACTACAACCGGGGCCCGTCGGCGCAGGACCTGGCCTGGGTGGACCCGGCCTTCGAGGACCCGCAGGTCGACCACGCGGCCCGGATGGTCTACGACTATGCGTACGAGGGCGCCGGCAACTGGCCCTTCAACACCGCGTACGCCGCGTCCTACCCCGGCATCGACGCGAAGGTGACCCGGCTGCACTCGCTGGACGAGATCGAGCGGTTCATCAAGGCCGGCATGCCGGTGATCACCAGCCAGTCGTTCCTGTCCGCGGAGCTGGACGGGGCGAACTACGGCACGTCGGGGCACATCTTCGTCATCGTCGGCTTCACCGCCGAGGGCGATGTGATCGTCAACGACCCGGCGTCGTCGAGCAACGACGCGGTGCGCAACGTGTACAAGCGTGCGCAGTTCGAGAAGATCTGGCAGCGCACCAAGCGCTACCGCGCCAACGGCACCGTGGCCTCGGGCCCCGGCGGCATCGTGTACCTGATCAAGCCGTGGTGGAAGCCGTGGCCGTACGTCCCGGGCTCCACCAACTGGTGA